From a region of the Agromyces ramosus genome:
- a CDS encoding AMP-binding enzyme has protein sequence MALATERGTGRRMSEWLRGSRDDVALAFGGDVVRYGELARSVDAAALPPGDGAIGCPAGTDPVVLITTVLAGLKRGRPVLVGAAQADRLASALPPGTELALLTSGSSDPTGAPRVVARTSTSWLASAEPLARLAALRAEDRIAVTGPLHVSMHLYAALHALWLGASVGDALADATAMHVTPTRLARLLEHRALPQKVIVAGAALSPSLRTAAAGRGIRLTEYYGAAELSFVLAGRGGGLAPFPGVEVELRPDAAGDELWARSPYLALGVIGGGMLRRDDDGFATVGDLAEPAEDGSFRVLGRGEAAITTAGATVLAEQLEARIVGLPGVVAAGVVGEPHELLGERIVAVVELADGVDLAGVVAAARAGLSPAELPRRWFVHAVPLTASGKVARGVLREALTAGTLDGSRT, from the coding sequence GTGGCCCTGGCGACGGAACGCGGCACCGGCCGGCGCATGAGCGAGTGGCTGCGCGGCTCGCGCGACGACGTCGCCCTCGCGTTCGGCGGCGACGTCGTGCGCTACGGCGAACTCGCCCGCTCGGTCGACGCGGCCGCACTGCCGCCGGGTGACGGTGCGATCGGATGCCCCGCCGGCACCGATCCCGTCGTGCTCATCACGACCGTGCTCGCCGGTCTCAAGCGGGGGCGCCCCGTGCTCGTCGGCGCCGCGCAGGCCGACCGACTCGCCTCGGCACTGCCTCCCGGGACCGAGCTCGCGCTCCTCACCTCCGGCTCATCCGACCCGACGGGCGCGCCGCGCGTGGTCGCCCGCACGAGCACCTCGTGGCTCGCCTCGGCTGAGCCGCTCGCGCGACTCGCCGCACTCCGTGCCGAGGACCGCATCGCGGTGACCGGGCCCCTGCACGTGTCGATGCACCTGTACGCCGCGCTGCACGCGCTCTGGCTCGGAGCATCCGTCGGCGACGCCCTCGCCGACGCGACGGCGATGCACGTGACGCCCACCCGGCTTGCGCGACTCCTCGAGCATCGCGCCCTGCCGCAGAAGGTCATCGTCGCGGGCGCGGCCCTGAGCCCGTCGCTGCGAACGGCGGCGGCCGGCCGCGGCATCCGCCTCACCGAGTACTACGGCGCCGCCGAGTTGTCGTTCGTGCTCGCGGGCCGCGGCGGCGGACTCGCGCCGTTCCCCGGCGTCGAGGTCGAACTTCGACCGGATGCCGCGGGTGACGAGCTCTGGGCCCGGTCACCGTACCTCGCGCTCGGGGTCATCGGCGGCGGCATGCTCCGGCGCGACGATGACGGCTTCGCCACGGTCGGCGATCTCGCCGAGCCCGCCGAAGACGGCTCGTTCCGCGTGCTCGGCCGGGGTGAGGCGGCCATCACGACCGCCGGTGCGACGGTGCTGGCCGAGCAGCTCGAGGCGCGCATCGTCGGGCTGCCGGGGGTCGTCGCGGCCGGCGTGGTCGGCGAACCGCACGAGCTCCTCGGTGAGCGGATCGTCGCGGTCGTGGAGCTCGCCGACGGCGTCGACCTCGCCGGGGTCGTGGCAGCGGCCCGGGCTGGCCTCTCCCCCGCCGAGCTGCCGCGACGGTGGTTCGTGCACGCCGTGCCGCTCACCGCGTCGGGCAAGGTGGCGCGCGGCGTGCTGCGCGAGGCGCTCACGGCCGGCACGCTCGATGGGAGCCGGACATGA
- a CDS encoding thiolase family protein translates to MTNAPVIVAARRTAIGTAGRGLAAHTVDALAAPVLAAVAQAVAPAGIPVDDVVLGNCMGPGGDVARVAALRAGLGDQVPGVTVDRQCGSGLDAVMQAAARVRAGDAGLVIAGGAESASTAPHRRWPDSGERFTRAPFAPPGFADPDMGPAADRLAAIRGIPRTRQDAWAARSHARAVAAQSAGVFDAEIVGLDGVGRDDRPRAAMDLARLARFTPAFPGDASGAGTVTAGNSCGFSDGAAAMAVTTEAIVRELGLPALRVRAMAVTGGDPALPGLGAAPAARRALARAGMTAADLGFVEITEAFAAQLLAVSDELALDEDLISADGGAIALGHPWGASGAVLLVRLAARMLAADDDRPGLAACSIGGGQGIAMIVERAA, encoded by the coding sequence ATGACGAACGCACCCGTGATCGTGGCTGCGAGGCGCACGGCGATCGGCACCGCCGGCCGCGGCCTCGCGGCCCATACGGTCGACGCGCTCGCGGCGCCGGTGCTCGCCGCGGTCGCTCAGGCGGTCGCCCCGGCGGGGATCCCCGTCGACGATGTCGTGCTCGGCAATTGCATGGGACCCGGCGGCGACGTCGCCCGCGTCGCCGCACTCCGCGCCGGCCTCGGCGACCAGGTGCCGGGCGTCACAGTCGACCGCCAGTGCGGCTCGGGCCTCGACGCGGTCATGCAGGCTGCAGCCCGGGTGCGAGCGGGTGATGCGGGTCTCGTGATCGCCGGCGGCGCGGAGTCCGCGTCGACCGCGCCGCATCGCCGGTGGCCCGACTCCGGCGAGCGCTTCACGCGCGCTCCCTTCGCGCCGCCCGGCTTCGCCGACCCCGACATGGGTCCGGCCGCCGACCGGCTGGCGGCCATCCGGGGCATCCCCCGCACACGACAGGATGCCTGGGCGGCACGGTCGCACGCGCGCGCGGTCGCCGCCCAGTCCGCCGGGGTCTTCGACGCGGAGATCGTGGGCCTCGACGGCGTCGGCCGAGACGATCGGCCGCGCGCCGCGATGGACCTCGCGCGCCTCGCTCGCTTCACGCCGGCGTTCCCGGGCGACGCTTCGGGCGCCGGCACGGTGACCGCGGGCAACTCCTGCGGCTTCTCCGACGGCGCCGCCGCGATGGCCGTCACCACCGAGGCGATCGTCCGCGAGCTCGGCTTGCCCGCCCTGCGGGTGCGGGCCATGGCGGTGACGGGCGGCGACCCGGCGCTTCCTGGGCTCGGGGCGGCTCCGGCCGCGCGCCGGGCCCTCGCGCGAGCCGGCATGACGGCGGCCGACCTCGGCTTCGTCGAGATCACCGAGGCCTTCGCGGCGCAGCTGCTCGCGGTCAGCGACGAGCTGGCCCTCGACGAGGACCTCATCTCCGCCGACGGCGGCGCCATCGCGCTCGGGCATCCGTGGGGGGCATCCGGTGCCGTGCTCCTCGTGCGCCTCGCCGCTCGCATGCTCGCCGCCGATGACGACCGCCCGGGCCTCGCGGCGTGCTCGATCGGCGGCGGCCAGGGCATCGCGATGATCGTGGAGCGTGCCGCATGA
- a CDS encoding biotin transporter BioY → MSAAQSTSHDASDTAAIGAGTADAAPTRRRRNTAGDLAQIAVFAALIAALGLPGALYLGGTAVPITFQTLGVMLAGAILGARKGFLAVLLLLALVAAGLPLLSGGRGGLGVFVGPSVGYLIGWLLGALVIGWFTARLLPRYRVLPALGATALGGIVAVYLIGVPVFAANTGTPLGVALLGSAVFLPGDLAKVVVTVLVAKGVHRAWPGLIDPQPWPWRRNAAPAGA, encoded by the coding sequence ATGAGCGCCGCCCAGAGCACCTCGCACGACGCATCCGACACCGCAGCGATCGGTGCCGGCACCGCCGATGCCGCACCCACACGGCGTCGCCGCAACACCGCCGGCGACCTCGCGCAGATCGCGGTCTTCGCCGCGCTCATCGCGGCGCTCGGGTTGCCGGGCGCCCTCTACCTCGGCGGCACGGCGGTGCCGATCACGTTCCAGACCCTCGGCGTGATGCTCGCCGGCGCGATCCTCGGTGCTCGCAAGGGGTTCCTCGCGGTCCTGTTGCTCCTCGCCCTCGTCGCGGCGGGCCTGCCGCTGCTCTCGGGCGGACGCGGCGGTCTCGGCGTGTTCGTCGGTCCGTCGGTGGGCTACCTCATCGGGTGGCTCCTCGGGGCGCTCGTCATCGGATGGTTCACGGCGCGACTCCTTCCCCGCTACCGCGTGCTGCCCGCGCTCGGCGCGACGGCCCTCGGCGGAATCGTCGCGGTGTACCTCATCGGCGTGCCGGTGTTCGCCGCGAACACGGGAACACCCCTCGGCGTGGCCCTGCTCGGTTCGGCCGTCTTCCTCCCGGGCGACCTCGCCAAGGTCGTCGTCACGGTGCTCGTCGCGAAGGGCGTGCATCGCGCCTGGCCCGGCCTCATCGATCCGCAGCCGTGGCCCTGGCGACGGAACGCGGCACCGGCCGGCGCATGA
- a CDS encoding energy-coupling factor ABC transporter ATP-binding protein, whose product MSEIVFEHVSHHFDAEAVVDDVSLTLREHRIGIVGANGSGKSTLARMVNGLVAPTAGRVTVDGLDLARHGREVRRRVGFVFTNADNQIVMPTVREDVAFTLRRHRLSAADAATRVDATLERFGLADLADRPAHRLSGGQKQLLAIAAVLVAEPAVVVADEPTTLLDARNARRIAEHFDSLEQQLVVVSHQLELLESFDRVIVMEGGRVVADDEPRIALGAYRALIG is encoded by the coding sequence ATGAGCGAGATCGTCTTCGAGCACGTGAGCCACCACTTCGACGCCGAGGCGGTCGTCGACGACGTCTCGCTGACGCTTCGCGAGCACCGCATCGGCATCGTCGGCGCGAACGGCTCGGGCAAGTCGACGCTCGCGCGTATGGTCAACGGGCTCGTCGCACCCACGGCGGGCCGGGTCACGGTCGACGGCCTCGACCTCGCCCGGCACGGCCGCGAGGTGCGACGACGGGTCGGCTTCGTCTTCACGAACGCCGACAACCAGATCGTCATGCCGACCGTTCGCGAAGACGTCGCCTTCACGCTGCGCCGCCACAGGCTCAGTGCAGCGGATGCCGCGACCCGCGTCGACGCCACGCTCGAGCGCTTCGGGCTCGCCGACCTCGCCGACCGTCCGGCGCACCGCCTCTCGGGCGGCCAGAAGCAGTTGCTCGCGATCGCCGCGGTGCTCGTCGCGGAGCCCGCGGTCGTCGTGGCCGACGAACCGACGACGCTCCTCGACGCGCGCAATGCCCGGCGCATCGCCGAGCACTTCGACTCACTCGAACAGCAGCTCGTCGTCGTCAGCCACCAGCTCGAGCTGCTCGAGTCGTTCGACCGTGTCATCGTGATGGAGGGCGGTCGGGTCGTCGCCGACGACGAGCCGCGCATCGCGCTCGGCGCCTACCGGGCACTGATCGGGTGA